The DNA segment CCTTCGCCCAGGAGCCCGTCCGCTACACGGTCCAGCCCGGGGATACGCTTACTCGCATTGCGGCGCGCTTCGGCACCACGGTGGAAGCCCTGGCGGAGGCCAACCATCTGGTCAATCCCAACCTGATCTATGTGGGCCAGGTCCTGCTCATCCCGGCCTCCACCGCCTCCTCCTCGCCCTCCGGTCGGGTTCATGCGGTGCAACCCGGGGAAACCCTTTACCGCATCGCCCTGCGTTACGGCACCACGGTGGAACGGCTGATGGCCTTGAACGGCCTTCGCAACCCCCACCGGATCTTCGTCGGGCAGCTCCTCCGGATCCCCGAGGAGGCCCCTGGGACGCCGGCCGCCTGGCCGACACCCTTCCAAGATGTCCAGATCGGCCCGGCTCCGGCGGTGCAGGGACGGGTCTTTCCGGTGCGGGTGCGCCTTTCCCAGCCGGCTGCCCTGGAGGCGCGCTTCCTGGGCATCGCCTTTCCGCTGGCTCCCACCCCGGAGGGCGGGGAGGGCTTGATCGCGGTGCCCGCCATGCAGGCCCCAGGGGTCTATTCCCTGGGGGTGACCGCCCGCACTCCGGACGGCCGGACGGTGCAGGTGAGCCTTCCGGTTCAGGTGGTGGCTGGTCCCTATGGTCGAGAGGCCATCCGCCTGCCGCCCGATCGCCAGGGTCTGCTGGACCCCGAGCTGCTCCGTGCGGAGCGGGAGAAGGTGCTGGCGGCCTGCACGCCCTTTGAACCGGAACGGCGCTGGCAGGGACCCTTCCGGTATCCGGTGGCCCGGCCGGAGGTGACCTCCGAGTTCGGCACCCGTCGCTCGTATAATGGGGGTCCTTACTCCAGCTATCACGAGGGGCTGGACCTGCGAGGGAGCGCTGGAACGCCGGTTTATGCCCCGGCGGACGGCCTGGTGGCCCTGGCAGAGGCGTTGGTGGTGCGGGGCAACGCGGTGATCCTGCGCCACGGATGGGGCGTATGCAGTGGCTACTGGCATCTCCAGGCTGTAGCGGTGCGGGAGGGTCAGACGGTGAAGGCAGGGGATCTCCTGGGCTATGTGGGGAACACCGGCCTCTCCACCGGGGCCCACCTCCACTGGGAGATCCGGGTGCGGGGGATCCCGGTTGACCCCCGACAGTGGGTGGAGGGACCTC comes from the Thermoflexus hugenholtzii JAD2 genome and includes:
- a CDS encoding LysM peptidoglycan-binding domain-containing M23 family metallopeptidase; the protein is MARGQWGIVAGLILALTLRWIQPAFAQEPVRYTVQPGDTLTRIAARFGTTVEALAEANHLVNPNLIYVGQVLLIPASTASSSPSGRVHAVQPGETLYRIALRYGTTVERLMALNGLRNPHRIFVGQLLRIPEEAPGTPAAWPTPFQDVQIGPAPAVQGRVFPVRVRLSQPAALEARFLGIAFPLAPTPEGGEGLIAVPAMQAPGVYSLGVTARTPDGRTVQVSLPVQVVAGPYGREAIRLPPDRQGLLDPELLRAEREKVLAACTPFEPERRWQGPFRYPVARPEVTSEFGTRRSYNGGPYSSYHEGLDLRGSAGTPVYAPADGLVALAEALVVRGNAVILRHGWGVCSGYWHLQAVAVREGQTVKAGDLLGYVGNTGLSTGAHLHWEIRVRGIPVDPRQWVEGPLP